One region of Pseudomonas alvandae genomic DNA includes:
- a CDS encoding LysR substrate-binding domain-containing protein, producing MASYSLRQLKYFVTTVECGSVAEASRKLYIAQPSIATAVKGLEDSFGVQLLIRHHAQGVSLTPAGARFYRKAQELLRMAREFEQNALADNDVVSGQIDIGCFETVAPLYLPRLIAGFRERFPGVEIRVQDGEQQELVQGLTGGRFDLAIFYEHDLDSTIETEALTAPQRPYALLPADHRFANQSQVSLRDLVLEPMILLDVQPSRTYFVSIFEELGLTPNIVFSSPSIEMVRGMVGQGFGFAVLVTRPQSTCTYDGQHVVCVSIAEDVTGSALVAGWLKRAHLTKPAQLFVDYCKEQFREWLA from the coding sequence GTGGCGTCCTATTCCCTGCGTCAGTTGAAGTATTTCGTCACCACCGTGGAATGTGGCAGCGTCGCCGAAGCCTCCCGCAAGCTGTACATCGCCCAGCCGTCGATTGCCACGGCGGTCAAGGGCCTGGAAGACAGTTTCGGCGTGCAATTGTTGATCCGCCATCACGCCCAGGGCGTCTCGCTGACCCCGGCCGGTGCGCGTTTCTATCGCAAGGCCCAGGAGCTGTTGCGCATGGCCCGGGAGTTCGAGCAGAACGCATTGGCCGACAACGACGTGGTCAGTGGACAGATCGACATCGGTTGCTTCGAAACCGTCGCCCCGCTCTACCTGCCACGGCTGATCGCGGGTTTTCGCGAGCGCTTTCCCGGCGTGGAGATCCGCGTGCAGGACGGCGAGCAGCAGGAGCTGGTCCAGGGCCTGACCGGTGGGCGTTTCGACCTGGCGATTTTTTATGAGCACGACCTCGACAGCACGATAGAAACCGAAGCGCTGACGGCGCCGCAACGGCCTTATGCATTGCTGCCGGCGGATCACCGCTTCGCCAATCAATCGCAGGTATCGCTGCGCGACCTGGTGCTTGAACCGATGATCCTGTTGGACGTCCAGCCCAGCCGTACCTATTTCGTCAGCATTTTCGAGGAGCTGGGCCTGACGCCGAACATCGTCTTCAGCTCGCCTTCCATCGAGATGGTGCGCGGCATGGTCGGCCAGGGATTTGGCTTTGCCGTGCTGGTGACCCGCCCGCAATCGACCTGCACCTACGACGGACAGCACGTGGTATGCGTGAGTATCGCCGAGGACGTGACGGGTTCGGCACTGGTGGCCGGTTGGCTCAAGCGCGCGCACCTGACCAAGCCGGCGCAGTTGTTCGTGGATTATTGCAAGGAGCAGTTCAGGGAGTGGTTGGCGTAG